A region from the Salifodinibacter halophilus genome encodes:
- the fabF gene encoding beta-ketoacyl-ACP synthase II has translation MRQKRVVVTGVGMVSPVGLDVESSWRSLVAGRSGISTIDTFDVDKFPTRFGGPIRGFDPTDYMPAKSVKRFDPFVHYGVAASVQALRDSGYPLDEEQNDRVGVAVGSGIGGIGTIHNTCVSFHDADSNPKKVSPFFIPSSIANMAAGQVSIQLGLNGPNIAAVSACTTGVHNIGLAARMIAAGDADAMVAGGCEMAVNPIGLAGFCAAKALSSRNDDPAAASRPWDADRDGFVLSDGAGVVMLEDIDSARARAAPIYGELVGFGMSADAHHITMPSGHGARQCMSNAIRDAEIDPARIDYINAHGTSTSGGDVVESEAIESVLGDAAHDAAVTSTKSMTGHMLGAAGSAEAIFTLLAMRDQIAPPTINLETPDKGCRLDYVPGQARDMTIDYALSNSFGFGGTNGSLVFRRVY, from the coding sequence TTGAGACAAAAGCGCGTAGTCGTCACCGGTGTGGGGATGGTGTCGCCGGTTGGACTCGATGTTGAGTCGAGTTGGCGATCGTTGGTCGCCGGTCGCAGCGGCATTAGTACGATCGATACGTTCGATGTCGACAAGTTTCCAACACGGTTTGGTGGTCCGATCCGTGGTTTCGATCCGACCGACTATATGCCCGCGAAGTCGGTTAAGCGTTTTGATCCGTTTGTGCACTACGGTGTAGCGGCCTCGGTGCAAGCGCTCCGCGACAGCGGTTATCCATTGGATGAGGAACAAAACGACCGTGTCGGGGTTGCCGTCGGTTCCGGTATCGGTGGCATTGGGACGATCCATAACACTTGCGTGTCGTTTCATGATGCCGACTCCAACCCCAAGAAAGTGTCGCCTTTTTTCATCCCGAGCAGTATTGCCAACATGGCAGCGGGTCAGGTCTCGATCCAGCTTGGCTTGAATGGGCCCAATATTGCCGCGGTCTCAGCTTGTACCACCGGCGTTCATAACATCGGCCTGGCGGCTCGTATGATCGCGGCCGGTGATGCTGACGCCATGGTCGCCGGTGGCTGTGAAATGGCGGTCAACCCGATTGGGCTGGCCGGTTTTTGTGCGGCCAAAGCATTATCCTCGCGCAACGACGATCCGGCCGCAGCGAGCCGGCCGTGGGATGCCGATCGCGACGGGTTTGTGCTCTCCGATGGTGCCGGCGTCGTGATGTTGGAAGACATCGACAGTGCCCGTGCTCGCGCCGCGCCGATCTATGGCGAATTGGTCGGTTTTGGAATGAGTGCGGATGCACACCACATCACCATGCCGAGTGGGCACGGCGCCCGCCAGTGTATGAGCAACGCCATCCGCGATGCGGAAATCGATCCCGCGCGCATCGATTACATTAATGCGCACGGCACTTCGACGTCGGGCGGTGATGTGGTTGAAAGCGAGGCGATCGAATCGGTGCTTGGCGATGCCGCGCACGATGCAGCCGTGACTTCGACCAAGTCTATGACTGGCCATATGCTCGGCGCCGCCGGGTCGGCAGAGGCCATCTTTACATTGTTGGCGATGCGCGATCAGATCGCGCCACCGACCATCAATCTGGAGACACCGGACAAAGGCTGTCGTCTCGATTATGTTCCGGGTCAAGCACGCGACATGACCATCGACTACGCGTTGTCCAACTCGTTCGGTTTTGGTGGCACCAACGGTAGTCTGGTGTTTCGCCGCGTCTATTGA
- the acpP gene encoding acyl carrier protein, whose product MSSVEERVQKIIAEQLSVSDDQVTGSAGFVDDLGADSLDTVELVMALEEEFDMEIPDEEAEKITTVQRAIDYIKSNASQ is encoded by the coding sequence ATGAGTAGTGTTGAAGAACGAGTGCAAAAAATCATCGCTGAGCAATTGTCGGTCAGCGACGATCAAGTGACGGGTAGCGCAGGCTTCGTGGATGACCTGGGCGCTGACTCACTGGACACGGTAGAACTCGTCATGGCGCTCGAAGAAGAGTTCGATATGGAAATACCCGACGAGGAAGCTGAAAAGATCACCACAGTTCAGCGTGCTATCGACTACATCAAGTCCAACGCGTCCCAATAG
- a CDS encoding NAD-dependent malic enzyme gives MADDRSAERPLYVPYAGPTLLEMPLLNKGSAFTHEERDDFNLVGLLPQNVETIEEQVDRAYRQYCQCDSDLDKHIYLRGIQDDNETMFFRLLEKHLEEMLPVIYTPTVGQACQRFSEIYRNHRGLFISYPDRERMDDMIRAATKDNVKVIVVTDGERILGLGDQGSGGMSIPIGKLALYTVCGGISPAYTLPIVLDVGTDNPDLLADPMYMGWRHKRIDEEQYNDFLDQFVQAVKRRWPSVLLQFEDFDQRHALPLLARYRDELCCFNDDIQGTAAVCVSSLLAACKAKCASITEQTIVFAGAGSAGCGIAEQVVVAMMRAGLSDADARRRIYMVDRDGLVTDDMNGLSASQRRFARPRSEILDWSHEVDDEFQQVVANVWPTVLIGVSGQGGLFSQAVVETMAEHCDDPFIMPLSNPNSNSEAAPADLLNWTGGRALIATGSPFDPVEFQGRWLPIAQCNNAYIFPSVGLGVAAARAGRVTDNMLMAAAEELAEQSPLGRSGQGALLPELGAIQSVATAVARAVAGQAQSDGVALATSSEYLDAEVRRCFWKPRYRGYRRSAF, from the coding sequence ATGGCGGATGATCGGTCGGCCGAGCGGCCTCTTTACGTACCTTACGCGGGTCCGACGCTCCTCGAGATGCCCCTTTTGAACAAAGGCAGCGCGTTCACGCACGAGGAACGCGACGATTTCAATCTGGTGGGGCTGCTGCCACAGAACGTCGAGACCATCGAGGAGCAGGTTGATCGCGCCTACCGGCAATATTGTCAGTGCGACTCTGATCTGGATAAGCACATCTATCTGCGCGGCATCCAGGATGACAATGAGACGATGTTTTTCCGGCTTTTGGAAAAACATCTTGAGGAGATGCTGCCGGTTATTTACACGCCCACGGTCGGGCAGGCGTGTCAGCGTTTTTCCGAGATCTATCGCAATCATCGGGGGCTGTTTATTTCTTATCCCGATCGCGAACGCATGGACGACATGATTCGCGCGGCGACCAAGGACAACGTCAAAGTCATTGTCGTCACAGACGGCGAACGTATCCTGGGCCTTGGCGACCAAGGGAGCGGTGGGATGAGTATTCCCATCGGCAAGCTGGCGCTGTACACGGTCTGTGGGGGTATCAGCCCGGCCTACACGCTGCCGATTGTTCTCGATGTCGGTACCGACAACCCCGATCTGCTCGCCGATCCTATGTATATGGGGTGGCGCCATAAACGCATCGACGAGGAACAATACAACGATTTCTTGGATCAGTTTGTGCAGGCTGTTAAGCGCCGTTGGCCCAGCGTGCTGCTTCAGTTCGAGGATTTCGATCAGCGCCACGCGCTTCCCTTGTTGGCGCGCTATCGCGATGAGCTGTGTTGTTTCAACGACGACATCCAGGGAACGGCAGCGGTGTGTGTCAGTTCGCTTCTAGCGGCCTGCAAGGCCAAATGTGCGTCGATCACCGAACAGACGATCGTGTTCGCGGGTGCCGGATCCGCAGGTTGCGGCATCGCCGAGCAAGTAGTCGTGGCCATGATGCGGGCTGGTTTGTCGGATGCTGATGCCCGACGCCGTATCTATATGGTCGACCGCGACGGACTGGTCACCGACGATATGAACGGGCTATCGGCATCACAACGTCGCTTCGCCCGGCCGCGCTCGGAAATCCTGGATTGGTCGCATGAAGTTGACGACGAGTTCCAACAGGTTGTGGCCAACGTCTGGCCGACGGTGCTGATTGGTGTGTCGGGGCAGGGTGGGCTGTTCTCGCAGGCCGTGGTCGAAACCATGGCCGAACACTGTGATGATCCGTTCATCATGCCGCTTTCCAACCCTAATTCGAATTCTGAAGCCGCCCCGGCTGATCTTTTGAACTGGACCGGTGGCCGGGCATTAATCGCGACAGGCAGCCCGTTCGATCCGGTGGAGTTTCAGGGGCGCTGGTTGCCAATAGCACAGTGCAATAATGCCTATATCTTTCCGAGTGTCGGCCTTGGCGTGGCGGCGGCGCGGGCCGGGCGCGTTACCGATAATATGTTGATGGCGGCTGCCGAGGAACTCGCCGAGCAGTCGCCACTCGGCCGTAGCGGCCAGGGGGCGCTGCTGCCGGAGTTGGGTGCGATACAGTCAGTGGCAACGGCGGTGGCCCGTGCCGTTGCCGGCCAAGCGCAAAGCGACGGTGTCGCACTGGCCACCAGCAGCGAGTATTTGGACGCCGAGGTGCGACGTTGTTTTTGGAAGCCGCGTTATCGTGGCTATCGCCGCTCGGCATTTTGA
- the fabD gene encoding ACP S-malonyltransferase gives MLFPGQGAQSVGMLDDLASDHAAIGQTLDEASQILDYDVAALISEGPASIVDQTVYTQPLMLAADVAIYRAWLAAGGQKPSFVAGHSLGEYAALVAAGALSFVEALSVTTRRAQAMTDAVADVEVAMAAVIGLDDASVESVCNSAAEASGEIVSPANYNAPGQVVVAGQAGAVEKASEQAREAGARMVRPIAVSVPSHCALMRPAVASLEAALDATELATPDITVLHNVDAASRSERADIQRALVEQLWQPVRWVDCVERMRDAGANMFYECGPGRVLAGLNKRIDKTLDTVSLGDASAFDRAVRETG, from the coding sequence ATGCTATTCCCGGGCCAGGGGGCACAGTCCGTCGGCATGCTCGATGACTTGGCGTCGGACCATGCCGCTATTGGCCAGACACTTGATGAGGCCAGCCAGATACTCGATTACGATGTGGCCGCGCTTATTAGCGAAGGTCCCGCGTCGATCGTGGATCAGACGGTTTATACTCAGCCTTTGATGCTGGCGGCAGACGTGGCGATTTATCGTGCATGGCTGGCCGCCGGTGGGCAGAAGCCGTCATTCGTGGCCGGCCACAGCCTGGGTGAGTACGCCGCGCTCGTGGCTGCCGGCGCGTTGTCTTTTGTCGAGGCGCTGTCAGTTACGACACGGCGTGCGCAGGCAATGACCGACGCTGTCGCCGACGTGGAAGTCGCGATGGCTGCAGTCATTGGTCTCGACGACGCCAGCGTTGAAAGCGTCTGTAACAGCGCGGCTGAGGCGAGCGGTGAAATCGTTTCGCCGGCTAATTACAACGCACCGGGGCAGGTCGTTGTTGCGGGTCAGGCCGGTGCCGTGGAAAAAGCCTCAGAACAGGCACGCGAAGCCGGCGCGCGTATGGTGCGGCCAATTGCGGTCAGCGTGCCGTCACATTGCGCGCTGATGCGACCCGCGGTGGCCTCACTCGAGGCGGCGCTCGACGCGACCGAGCTGGCGACACCCGACATCACGGTGTTGCACAACGTCGATGCGGCATCGCGCAGCGAGCGTGCCGATATCCAGCGCGCACTCGTCGAACAACTCTGGCAGCCGGTGCGCTGGGTAGACTGCGTCGAGCGTATGCGTGACGCTGGCGCGAATATGTTTTACGAATGCGGTCCGGGGCGCGTGCTGGCCGGCCTGAACAAACGGATTGATAAGACACTGGACACAGTCTCGCTCGGCGATGCAAGCGCGTTCGACCGCGCTGTGCGTGAGACTGGCTGA
- a CDS encoding aminodeoxychorismate synthase component I has translation MSVRRVAADGIDLAALAAERPDRYPFVFESSAGAVAQSRYDLALAFPDDEVTVDSPVRDGAEFFAQLGTGCGNVDSLPGVPFIGGWFFYLGYEMAGAVEPSLSLPATDSSMWPDAFAVRCPAAIVHDRQTGAVDLVCETPDDGRLAAMAADVADTPPLEAPSSIDAEWREQPPSDYCAAVDKARDYIRAGDIFQANLSRAWHGRLARETAPAELYAALRAANPAPFSGLLQWRDNALISTSPERLTSIDDGIIQTRPIAGTRPRRPDVDQDAVIADLLANPKERAEHVMLIDLERNDLGRVCTPGSVAVDELMVAESYARVHHIVSNIRGALAPEVRYGDALRAVFPGGTITGCPKVRCMQIIAELEAEPRGPYTGTFGYVSRCGRLDSNIVIRSISQRGRDLTLRTGGGIVADSSAEAELAETRAKARGVLNAFAAHGEWVDG, from the coding sequence ATTAGTGTGCGTCGTGTAGCGGCCGATGGCATCGATCTCGCCGCGTTAGCGGCCGAACGCCCGGACCGTTATCCCTTCGTTTTCGAATCTAGCGCCGGCGCGGTCGCGCAGAGCCGCTATGACCTCGCACTCGCGTTTCCGGACGACGAAGTTACCGTCGATTCGCCGGTACGCGATGGCGCTGAATTTTTCGCACAACTCGGTACCGGGTGTGGCAACGTCGACTCGTTGCCCGGCGTGCCGTTTATCGGTGGCTGGTTTTTCTATCTCGGCTACGAAATGGCCGGGGCCGTCGAGCCGAGTCTGTCGCTACCGGCAACCGATTCGAGCATGTGGCCCGACGCGTTCGCGGTTCGCTGCCCGGCGGCTATTGTCCATGATAGACAAACCGGCGCCGTCGATCTGGTCTGTGAAACGCCGGACGACGGGCGGCTTGCGGCAATGGCTGCCGACGTGGCCGATACGCCGCCCCTTGAGGCGCCGTCTTCGATCGATGCCGAATGGCGCGAACAGCCGCCGTCTGACTATTGTGCGGCGGTCGACAAGGCCCGCGACTATATTCGCGCCGGTGACATTTTCCAGGCTAACCTGTCGCGCGCTTGGCACGGTCGACTGGCGCGTGAAACCGCACCGGCTGAACTGTATGCCGCTCTGCGTGCCGCCAATCCGGCGCCGTTTTCGGGGCTGTTGCAATGGCGTGACAATGCGCTGATCTCTACTTCGCCCGAACGTTTGACCTCGATCGACGATGGCATAATCCAGACGCGGCCGATTGCCGGCACACGGCCGCGGCGGCCGGATGTCGATCAAGACGCTGTCATCGCCGATCTGCTCGCGAATCCCAAGGAGCGTGCCGAGCACGTGATGTTGATCGACTTGGAGCGTAACGACCTGGGGCGTGTATGCACGCCTGGATCCGTTGCGGTCGATGAGCTTATGGTCGCCGAGTCTTATGCGCGCGTGCACCACATCGTGTCGAACATACGGGGCGCGCTGGCGCCGGAAGTTCGTTATGGCGATGCACTACGCGCGGTGTTCCCGGGCGGTACGATCACGGGGTGTCCCAAGGTGCGCTGCATGCAGATTATCGCCGAATTGGAAGCCGAGCCACGTGGGCCGTATACCGGCACTTTTGGTTATGTCAGCCGGTGTGGCCGACTGGATTCGAATATCGTCATTCGCTCGATCAGTCAGCGTGGGCGTGATCTCACACTTCGCACCGGGGGCGGTATCGTGGCCGACTCGAGCGCAGAGGCCGAATTGGCCGAAACCCGCGCCAAGGCCCGTGGTGTGTTGAACGCGTTCGCCGCGCATGGTGAATGGGTGGATGGGTAG
- a CDS encoding DUF805 domain-containing protein, whose protein sequence is MSTASRTPWAAYVAAMCQYGEVTGRADRRQFWGFALIVLLWWLGFSLVGSALGVTLELPFRPEPPQAPVRLEILGTLAALLHVVPFWSISSRRLHDVGLSAWWLILGIFPLIGPLILAGFFLWPGDRRENGYGSVPE, encoded by the coding sequence ATGAGTACGGCGTCACGCACACCTTGGGCGGCCTACGTTGCGGCCATGTGTCAGTACGGTGAAGTCACAGGCCGTGCCGACCGGCGTCAGTTCTGGGGGTTTGCCCTAATTGTTTTGTTGTGGTGGTTGGGCTTTTCGCTGGTCGGCAGCGCACTTGGTGTCACGCTTGAGTTGCCATTTCGCCCCGAGCCGCCACAAGCGCCGGTGCGTCTCGAGATACTCGGCACGCTTGCGGCGTTGCTCCATGTCGTGCCGTTTTGGTCAATCAGCAGCCGGCGTTTGCACGATGTGGGCCTGAGTGCTTGGTGGCTCATATTGGGGATCTTCCCATTGATTGGGCCGCTGATCCTGGCCGGTTTTTTCCTGTGGCCGGGTGATCGCCGGGAAAACGGCTATGGTTCGGTGCCGGAATGA
- the mnmA gene encoding tRNA 2-thiouridine(34) synthase MnmA, with protein sequence MTTQPREKIIVGLSGGVDSAVAALTLVESGADVEALFMFNWDEDETGRCQAAADFDDAAAVCRQLDIPLHRADFSANYKARVFSYFLDRLQAGRTPNPDVLCNREIKFGVFFDYALRLGADRVATGHYARVGSADAEPALFRGRDPGKDQSYFLAAMPRTTLARTLFPLGDMVKSEVRERARSAGFDVHAKPDSTGVCFIGERDFEGFLRNYLNTDPGPIRVSGGALDGQLIGEHRGLHAYTVGQRRGLGLGGVAGAQPSPWFVADKTVADNTLWVTQEPDHPRLTATQLTTSACDWLIDAPTRAFKCTAQVRYRQAAVACRVEPLANNALNVTFDRPPGSIAEGQYVVFYDHERCLGAAEIEHVETDTTPGRATV encoded by the coding sequence ATTACTACCCAACCACGCGAAAAGATCATCGTCGGCCTATCGGGCGGCGTGGATTCCGCTGTTGCAGCGCTAACGCTGGTTGAATCCGGCGCCGACGTCGAAGCGCTTTTCATGTTCAATTGGGACGAGGACGAAACCGGACGCTGCCAGGCCGCCGCCGATTTCGATGATGCCGCTGCTGTGTGCCGCCAGCTAGATATCCCACTCCACCGTGCGGATTTTTCGGCCAACTACAAAGCGCGCGTATTCAGCTATTTCCTCGACCGGCTTCAGGCTGGCCGGACGCCGAATCCGGACGTGTTGTGCAACCGGGAAATCAAATTCGGTGTCTTTTTCGACTACGCATTGCGGCTTGGCGCCGACCGCGTGGCAACCGGCCACTACGCCCGTGTGGGAAGCGCGGATGCCGAACCGGCACTTTTTCGCGGCCGCGACCCTGGCAAAGATCAATCGTATTTCCTGGCCGCGATGCCGCGGACTACGCTCGCCCGGACACTGTTTCCGCTCGGCGACATGGTCAAATCCGAGGTGCGCGAGCGTGCGCGGTCCGCCGGCTTCGACGTCCACGCCAAACCCGACAGCACTGGCGTGTGTTTTATCGGCGAGCGTGATTTCGAAGGTTTCCTGCGCAACTACTTAAACACTGACCCAGGCCCAATTCGAGTCAGTGGCGGTGCCCTCGATGGTCAATTGATCGGCGAACACCGTGGCCTGCATGCCTACACCGTGGGCCAACGTCGCGGCCTAGGGCTCGGCGGCGTAGCCGGCGCCCAACCCAGTCCCTGGTTTGTCGCCGACAAAACCGTGGCCGACAATACACTCTGGGTGACCCAGGAACCGGACCATCCGCGACTGACCGCGACACAATTAACCACTAGTGCTTGCGATTGGTTGATCGACGCGCCGACCCGGGCCTTCAAATGCACGGCCCAGGTGCGTTATCGCCAAGCAGCTGTCGCTTGTCGCGTCGAACCACTTGCCAACAACGCGCTCAACGTAACCTTCGACCGCCCCCCGGGCTCGATCGCCGAAGGCCAATACGTCGTTTTCTACGACCACGAGCGCTGCCTCGGCGCAGCCGAGATCGAGCACGTCGAGACTGACACAACGCCGGGTCGAGCCACTGTATGA
- the fabG gene encoding 3-oxoacyl-ACP reductase FabG, with protein sequence MSLDGRVALVTGATRGIGAAISDRLAANGACVIGTATRAEGAEAIGARLADAAAPGAGYQLDVADPASVEALFKQIKSDIGLPSIVVNNAAVTHDDLAMRMSEEDWSSVIEANLSGVYRVSKAALRGLMKAENGRIVNISSVVGQTGNAGQINYSAAKAGLLGLTRSLAREVGSRAVTVNAVAPGFIDTDMTQALDAATRERMLDQIPLGRLGAADEVADAVSFLASPAAGYITGETLSVNGGLDMGG encoded by the coding sequence TTGAGCCTCGATGGCCGTGTTGCGCTCGTTACGGGCGCGACGCGCGGTATTGGCGCGGCTATAAGTGACCGGCTGGCGGCCAATGGGGCGTGTGTGATCGGAACGGCGACGCGCGCAGAGGGCGCCGAGGCGATTGGTGCGCGCTTGGCTGACGCTGCTGCACCGGGCGCTGGTTACCAACTCGATGTTGCCGATCCGGCTAGTGTCGAGGCGTTGTTCAAACAGATCAAATCAGACATTGGTCTGCCGTCGATCGTGGTCAATAACGCCGCGGTAACGCACGATGATCTGGCGATGCGCATGTCGGAAGAGGACTGGTCCAGCGTAATCGAAGCGAATCTCAGTGGTGTTTATCGAGTCTCGAAAGCCGCGTTGCGCGGTCTTATGAAGGCCGAGAACGGTCGCATCGTCAACATTTCATCGGTTGTCGGCCAAACGGGCAATGCGGGCCAGATTAATTACAGCGCGGCCAAGGCTGGTCTGCTCGGTCTAACGCGCTCGTTGGCGCGGGAGGTTGGCTCGCGCGCGGTAACCGTGAACGCGGTCGCCCCGGGTTTTATCGATACCGATATGACGCAGGCGCTGGATGCAGCCACGCGTGAGCGCATGCTCGACCAGATCCCGCTGGGCCGCCTGGGCGCGGCTGACGAAGTCGCCGACGCGGTGTCGTTTCTGGCCTCACCGGCGGCTGGCTACATCACTGGCGAGACGTTGTCGGTCAATGGCGGCCTGGATATGGGCGGCTGA
- a CDS encoding DUF489 family protein has product MNDAQQDVLGDQILALAGVCQFALYAHELAVAGGGYAARHYVARQVIFATNPETVGEVFGETGNLKDGLAYVRRQLTGKQNDNGAKNDDKRIARYIGQVLKLASKLRHDDSTLSNLSVAIDRAKVAPPANATAILNTAYQNNISPLRPRIVLQGNRDYLGDSEILPYVRLQLLAAVRCGILWRQCGGRFPSLFLRRRALLAALERVHTRFS; this is encoded by the coding sequence ATGAATGATGCCCAACAAGACGTATTAGGTGACCAAATACTCGCGCTGGCGGGGGTATGCCAGTTCGCCCTCTACGCGCACGAACTTGCCGTGGCTGGCGGCGGCTACGCGGCACGCCACTATGTCGCGCGCCAGGTTATTTTCGCCACTAACCCCGAGACGGTGGGTGAAGTCTTCGGCGAGACCGGCAATTTAAAAGACGGCCTGGCCTATGTCCGGCGTCAGTTGACGGGCAAGCAAAACGACAACGGTGCGAAAAACGATGACAAGCGCATCGCGCGCTATATCGGCCAGGTGCTAAAACTCGCCAGCAAGCTACGTCACGACGACAGCACGCTGAGCAATCTATCGGTAGCCATCGACCGTGCCAAGGTCGCGCCGCCGGCCAACGCCACGGCGATCCTCAACACGGCATACCAGAACAACATCAGCCCATTGCGGCCACGCATCGTCTTACAGGGCAACCGCGACTATCTCGGCGATAGCGAGATCCTGCCCTATGTCCGCCTGCAATTACTGGCAGCCGTGCGTTGCGGCATCCTCTGGCGCCAGTGCGGTGGCCGTTTTCCAAGTCTATTTCTACGCCGGCGCGCGCTGCTGGCCGCGTTGGAGCGCGTCCATACACGGTTTAGTTAG
- a CDS encoding OsmC family protein: protein MPTRTADARWQGDLKSGNGNMRLGSGAFEGQFSFDTRFENGAGTNPEELIGAAHAGCYSMQFSAMLAGEGYPPDAVDTHADVEFSTSGTPTIETVALTTRGKVPGIDNDTFMRLAEEAKNACPVSRLFEGATITLSATLES from the coding sequence ATGCCTACCCGTACCGCTGACGCCCGCTGGCAGGGCGATCTAAAATCCGGCAACGGCAATATGCGCCTTGGTAGCGGCGCATTCGAAGGCCAGTTCTCGTTCGACACTCGATTCGAAAACGGAGCCGGCACCAATCCCGAAGAGCTTATCGGCGCAGCCCATGCCGGCTGCTATTCAATGCAGTTCTCGGCCATGCTAGCCGGTGAAGGCTATCCGCCGGACGCCGTCGACACACACGCCGACGTCGAATTCTCCACCAGCGGTACGCCAACCATCGAAACGGTCGCGCTTACTACGCGTGGCAAAGTGCCGGGTATCGACAACGACACGTTCATGCGGCTGGCCGAAGAGGCAAAAAATGCATGCCCTGTGTCCCGTCTGTTCGAAGGCGCCACCATCACGCTGTCGGCGACACTTGAATCGTAA
- the pabC gene encoding aminodeoxychorismate lyase, whose translation MGSEADRQAEPSAGASTLVDGHWSDRIPADDRGLTYADGIFRTLTVAADKPIAWRAQYWQLAVDCSALGLQVPAEEDLRADLVKLFADSTGGVARITVTRSGGGRGYAPPADAGIRRIVTASPWPGHAADNQPLDLSISDIALGIQPALAGIKHLGRLEQVIARAACQRAGVADLAMCDAEGWLVCTTMRNLLFVDADGGVTTPALTRAGVAGATRARLLAELGDSVAETDIRPGDLDGFVGAIATNSVTGVRPVTRIGVKHFSQSQAFAERATVMLARSADA comes from the coding sequence ATGGGTAGCGAAGCCGACCGCCAAGCCGAACCGTCGGCTGGCGCATCAACATTAGTCGACGGGCATTGGTCCGACCGGATTCCGGCCGATGATCGGGGTCTAACCTATGCCGACGGCATATTTCGGACGCTGACCGTGGCGGCCGACAAGCCTATTGCCTGGCGTGCCCAGTATTGGCAACTCGCGGTCGATTGTTCGGCGCTGGGTCTGCAAGTGCCTGCTGAAGAAGACTTACGTGCCGATCTGGTGAAACTTTTCGCCGACTCAACCGGCGGTGTGGCGCGCATCACGGTGACCCGCAGCGGCGGCGGGCGTGGCTACGCACCACCCGCCGACGCCGGTATTCGTCGCATTGTTACGGCGTCGCCGTGGCCAGGGCACGCGGCGGACAATCAACCGCTGGATCTGTCCATATCGGATATCGCACTCGGCATTCAGCCGGCTCTGGCCGGGATCAAGCATCTCGGTCGGCTGGAGCAGGTGATCGCGCGCGCGGCGTGCCAGCGTGCCGGCGTGGCCGACCTGGCGATGTGTGACGCCGAAGGTTGGTTAGTCTGTACCACGATGCGTAATCTTTTGTTCGTGGATGCCGATGGCGGTGTAACCACACCGGCATTAACCCGCGCCGGCGTGGCGGGCGCGACACGTGCACGCTTGCTGGCTGAACTCGGCGATTCGGTCGCCGAAACAGATATTCGGCCGGGTGATCTCGACGGTTTTGTCGGCGCGATTGCGACCAACAGCGTCACTGGGGTGAGGCCGGTCACCCGTATCGGCGTCAAACATTTCTCTCAAAGCCAGGCTTTCGCCGAGCGTGCGACCGTGATGCTGGCACGAAGTGCTGATGCCTAA
- a CDS encoding sulfite exporter TauE/SafE family protein → MIITLGILVGLALGLTGGGGSIFAVPLLVYVVGMPVHAAIAVSLATVAVTSLFGAAEGVSRGLVEIRAGLIVAVAGMVTAPLGILAGDFVDERWLLTAFGMLTIIVAVRMGRAALRSPENTNAVRSALQREPEGHGLEPCQRADSSEAGGLRLRPRCVALLASIGGGVGVISGFFGVGGGFLVVPFLVRLTRLGMHRAVGTSLLVIGCTGMSGLFSALVVGRSLDMNILYLFLGGSLVGMFLGRRVARYLAGATLQLLFAIALVAIGALILVTRAHGALG, encoded by the coding sequence ATGATCATTACTCTCGGCATACTGGTGGGCCTCGCGCTTGGCTTGACCGGCGGTGGCGGTTCGATTTTCGCGGTGCCGCTGCTGGTCTATGTGGTCGGCATGCCTGTTCATGCCGCAATCGCTGTGTCGTTGGCGACCGTGGCTGTGACTTCTTTATTCGGCGCGGCGGAAGGTGTCAGCCGTGGGTTGGTCGAGATCCGCGCCGGTTTGATCGTTGCGGTCGCCGGCATGGTGACCGCGCCACTCGGTATTTTAGCCGGCGATTTCGTCGACGAGCGTTGGCTGCTTACCGCATTTGGGATGCTGACGATTATCGTCGCAGTCCGCATGGGGCGCGCCGCGCTGCGCAGTCCGGAAAACACAAATGCCGTGCGTAGTGCGCTGCAACGCGAGCCTGAAGGGCATGGTCTCGAACCGTGCCAGCGCGCAGACAGCAGCGAAGCCGGCGGTTTGCGGCTGCGGCCGCGCTGTGTCGCGCTGCTGGCCTCGATAGGTGGCGGCGTTGGTGTGATTTCTGGTTTTTTCGGTGTCGGCGGCGGGTTTCTGGTCGTGCCGTTTCTGGTGCGCCTGACACGGCTGGGTATGCATCGTGCTGTTGGCACGTCGCTGCTTGTTATCGGTTGCACCGGGATGTCGGGGCTGTTTTCGGCGCTGGTCGTTGGGCGCTCGCTGGATATGAATATTTTGTATCTGTTTCTCGGCGGCAGCCTTGTGGGTATGTTTCTCGGTCGCCGTGTGGCGCGCTATCTAGCCGGCGCCACGTTGCAACTATTGTTCGCAATCGCGCTCGTGGCGATCGGCGCTTTGATTTTGGTTACACGGGCGCACGGCGCACTCGGCTAA